The nucleotide window CGCCATCGGCGTCGACTATACCGGCATCGATCTCGTGGAAGACGGGGAGGGCGGCTATCTCGTTCTCGAGGTCAATTCCATGCCGGCCTGGTCCGGCCTACAGCAGGTCACCGAGGTCGATATCGCCCAGGCCGTGGCGCGCGGCTTCCTCAACGCGGTACGGGCGGCGAGGCCGCCGCGCCTCGTGGCGGCACAGGGATGAGCGGGCTGTCGCCGGACGCGATCGCGGAGGCCTACCGGGCGAGTTGCCTCGCCGAACTCGATGCATTGAAGCCCGGCAACGTCCACGTCTTCGGCGACGGCCACCGCATGGCGGTGGCGGATTTCGTCACCAGCGCCGCGGTCTCCGCCCCCCATCTGGCAGCCCCCGGCGCACGGGTGGGCCGGCGCGTGCTCGCCGCCATGGAAGCGACCCTTCACGCGGTGGGCCAGAACACCAATCTCGGCATCCTACTGCTATGCGCCCCCCTCGCGCTCGCTGCCGACCGCGGCGGCACATGGCGCGAGGCTCTGCTCCAAGTTCTCGATACGCTCGATCCAGCCGATGCCGCCGATGTCTTCGCCGCGATCCGCGCCGCCAATCCCGGCGGCCTCGGCAAGGCCGAACGCCACGACGTGACCGGGACGGAGGCACCAGCCTCCTTGAGCGCGGCCATGGCGGAGGCGGCCCCTCGCGATCGGATCGCCCGCGCCTACGTGACCGGTTTTGCGGATCTCTTCACCATCGGCCTGCCAGCCCTGTCGGCAGCGCGCGCGAAGGGGCTTGCGCCTCCCTGGAGCACCACGGCCGTCTTCCTCGCCTACCTCGGTTCGGTTCCCGACAGTCACGTTGCGCGCAAGCATGGGACGGAACGCGCCGAAGCCCTCCGCCTCGAGGCGGAGGCACTGCTCGCCCTCGATCTTTCCGTGCCTCCCATCTCCGAGCTCCTCGCGCGAGATCGCTCGTGGAAGGCGGAGAATCTCAATCCCGGAACCAGCGCGGACATGACGGTGGCCACCCTCTTCGCCGACCGGTTGTTCGCAGGTGAGACAGCAACTCCCTGAAATCGGCTGCGCGGCTGCTGTGTCGCGCGCCCTAATCAGTGTTGTTGCGTGTTCAACCCCCCGTCAGGCAAAGATTTTGCTCGGTTACGCCCCCCCTGCAGGGTTGTTCCGGCCGAGACCCCAGAGTAGGGTCCGCGCCGCGATCCGGGCAAACCGGTCCGGTCCCATTGGGGCTGGACGCCGTGAACAAGGATAGCTGTCGGCCGCGCCCACACGCTCGGGGGCGGTCACGTCTTTTCAAGACTCCTGGGAGAAACCCCACATGGCGAAGATCAACAAAGTTATGGTCGGCGAGGCTCTCGTCGGCGACGGCAACGAGGTCGCTCACATCGATCTCATCATCGGACCGCGCGGTTCGCCGGCCGAGACGGCTTTCTGCAACGGCCTCGTGAACAACAAGCACGGCTTCACCAGCCTGCTCGCGGTCATCGCGCCGAACCTGCCCTGCAAGCCGAACACCCTGATGTTCAACAAGGTCACCATCAACGACGCCCGTCAGGCCGTCCAGATGTTCGGCCCCGCCCAGCACGGCGTCGCCAAGGCCGTGCAGGATGCCGTCGCTGAAGGCATCATCCCCGCCGACGAAGCCGACGACCTGTTCATCCTGGTCGGCGTGTTCATCCACTGGGAAGCTGCCGACGACGCCAAGATCCAGAAGTACAACTACGACGCCGTCAAGCTGTCGATCGAGCGCGCCGTGAAGGGCGAGCCCACCGCTGCCCATGCTACCGAGCAGCGCAACTCCGCTTCGCACCCCTTCGCGTCGAACGCTTAGATTGGGGACAGTCCTGGGCAGAGCGTGCCTCCGCCCGCACCGCGGGGCCTGCTCCAGCGACTGGCTTCCATCTTCCTCGGACGATGAAACATGAAACGAGGCGGCTTCGGCCGCCTCGTTTTTTTATGTCTCCGCCGGCTCATCCACGCAGCGTTCCGTCGTGAATCGCGGAGGCCACCAGCGCCCCGGCAACGCCAATCGCTTCGAGCGCGACGACATCCTCGGGCCCGCGCACGCCCCCGGCCGCGTAGAGCCGCGTCGCAGGGCTGATCCGCCTGATCTCCGACAGTCGGGCGAGGTCCGGCCCGGCCCCGGCGCCGACCCGGCTCAAGGTCATCACGATGACCTCGGAGGGCCAGTGCCCCGGCTCGTCATGCAGGGTCGCCGGCCCCATCCGCTCCGCGCCCCTGGTGTCGACGGAGAACACGGCACGGTCGCCGAGGGCCCTCACCAAAACGGCATCCGTCTGGCTCTCGCTGCCGATCACAGGACGGCCCAGTCCTTCACTCAGGAAGGCATCGACACCCGGCGCGTCCGAGAACCCGGCATCGACCCAGAGCCCGATGCCGGGACAGCTCCTCGCGATTCGCGCCAGACTTCGCAGATCGGGCGCCTTGCCGTCGATGATCGCATCGAGGTCGGCCACATAGAGGGTCGCTGCGGCGATGGCGGCCACCAGCCCTCGCGCGACCTCGCCGGGCGACGACCCCTTTGCCAAGGGCGTCACGATCGGGGCATAGGAGGCGCGATCGCCGGCTCTCGCCCGCACCACTTCCCCGTGGCGCAGGTCGATCACCGGAACGATCCGAAATTCGTCCCTCATTCCCGTTTTTCTCCTTCAACGGACCTGCCCGTGACGCCTGCCGCATCCACGCACGCCCCGGTGATCGGCTGGGATCTCGGGGGGGTCCATGTCAAGGCGGCCCTGGTTCGCAGCGGCCGTATCGAGGCCGTGGTGCAGGCGCCCTGCCGCCTCTGGCGTGGGTTGCCCGCCCTCGACGAGACTTTCTCGCAACTGCCCGACTGGGCGCGCGGAGAGGCCGGTCACGTCGTGACCATGACGGGCGAGCTCACCGATTGCTTCTCCGACCGCACGGACGGCGTGGCACAGATCTCCGCCTGGGCGAAGGCACATCTGTCCGGCTCGGTGCGGATCTATGGCGGCCGCGCCGGTTTGCTTTCAGCCGAGGAGGCGAAGGGCTCGGCCCTGGACGTGGCATCGGCCAACTGGCACGCCACCGCCGCCCTCGTCGGTCGCCACGTGAACGACGCGCTCCTCGTCGATATCGGCTCCACCACCGCCGACCTGATCCCCATCGTCGGTGGCCGGCCCGCCGCCACCGGCTACAGCGATGCCGAGCGACTGGAAACCGGCGAGCTTGTCTATTCCGGCGTAGTCCGCACGCCCGTCCTCGCCTTTACCGCCTCGGCGCCGTTCAAGGGGCGGCGGACCGGCCTGATGGCCGAGACCTTCGCCACCACGGCGGACGTCTACCGCCTCACCGGAGACCTGCCGGAGGGCGCCGACCAGCAGCACAGCGCCGACATGAAGGGCAAGTCGATCCCCGAGACCGAGATCCGCCTGGCTCGGATGATCGGTCGCGACCATGCGGAGGGAACCTGCGCCGATTGGAAGGCCCTCGCAGCCCATTTCGCGGAGTGCCAGTTGCGACCGCTCCACGACGCGGCGGCGATCCTGCTCTCGCGCCCCGATATCGGAGCGGACGCACCCCTGATCGTCTGCGGGGCGGGGAGGTTCCTCGCCGAGCGCCTGGCCCAGCGCCTGGGACGCCCGTCCGTGGCGCTCACGGATCTGATCGCCCCGTCGCTTGCCGAGGAAGGGGGCGACTGGGCCTCCACCTGCGGTCCGGCCGTCGCCGTGGCCCTTCTGGCCGCCGACCCGATCCGCCTCTGAACCGAACAGGAGACCCGCATGAGCGCCACGCACAAACTCGCCCGCATCCTCGCCACGCGCTCCGGTGGAGGGATCGAACTGGCTCTCGCCACCGAGAGCGGCCAGACCCTCAAGGTGCTGGCGAGCCAGGACCAGATCGACATGCTGGTGGATGAGCTCGAGGATATCCTGAACTCGCCGGTCGAGCCCGAAGACGATGGGCCGCCTCCGGCGGCATAAACCCCATGGACCTCCGTCCCCTTCGAGGATGGAGGGTGGTTGCGGAGCGACCGGAGGAGGGGGCTATTTCTCCGGAAGCGGCGTTCCCCTCGTCCGTTCCGCTTCGCGGACCACCTCTGCCCCGAGGCAAGACGCAAAAGCCGCGCGTTCCGTCCGCTGCTCCTACCGCAGGAAGTCCCCGAACGAGCGCGGCCCGTCCGGCACCGGAATGTCCGCAATTAGCTTCAAGGTCGTGGCATCGATGATGCCCAGGGTGTTGGAGCCCCAGTTCGTCACGTAGAGGCGACTGCCGTCGCGGGAGGCGGCGATGCCCTCCGGGTGGTCACCGACGTCGATGGCCGCCACGTTGGTGAGGGTCTTCAAGTTGAACACCGTGACGGTGTTCGAATACTGGTCGGTGACGAAGCCGCGCGTAGCGGTGAGCGCCACCACATAGGGCCGCTCGCCGGTGGTCACCCGGCCGAACTCGCGACGCTCGGCGACGTCGATGACGGAGACGTCATTGGAGGTGACGTTGGCGGTGTAGGCGCGGGTGCCGGTCTCATCGAGGGTGATGCCGAACGGGTGCTCTCCGACCGGGATCTTCACCGTCTCGGTGGCCGTCGCGGTATCGACGACGGAGACGGAATTGCCCTCGCGGTTGGCGACCAGGATCGTGGCGCCGTCCGGCGTGACCGCGATGCCCGAGGGCGAGGCGCCGACCTGGATCTCGGTCTCGAGCTTCGAGCCGTCCGGCGAGATCACGAAGATCCGGCTTCCATACCAGTCGGCCACGTAGACCGCGCCGGACTTCGGATTGACGGCGACACCGAGGGGGCCACCGGGCAGGGGGAGAGTGCTCGTCACCGTTCGTGCATCGAGGTCCACCACGGCGAGGCCGTGGCCTTCGGGGCGGGTGACATAGGCAGTCTTGCGATCGGGCGACACGGCAATGCCGGCCGGCGCGCCGTCGACGGGGATCTGTGCGACGACGATCTGCGTGTCGAGATCGACCACGGCGAGGATGTTCGCTCCCTGCGCCGTGACGAGAGCTTCGTCGGCGAGGGCCGGAGCCATAGTCAGAATCAGGGCGAGAAGGGGAGCCCCCACCGTCCGGGCGATCGAATCGGATCGACGCGGCAATGTCTCGCCCCGCTTGCGGGGAGATGGCTCGGCCGAACATGTCGTCGGCCGGGCCGGGCTGAAGCCGAAGGTGAGGGGGCGGCACCGAAAGACTCTCATCCGGAACTGTCCCCTCGCCGGCGCTGCGGCTCAATTTAGGATTGCCTCGGGCACGACGTGGCGCCCGAGGCCGTCTCCCTCCTCATGGGGAGGGGAGACGTGGAGACCTGGATGAATATCCAAGTCTCGTGACGAGAAGTCTGGTCGTGGAATTCAGGAGCCCTTTTCGGCCTTCGCCTTCAGGTTCTCCAGCCCTTCCTTGTAGAGGCCGAGGACGGCCTTCTTGGAAGCCTCGTCGGAGAGGTCCGGCGGCGGATCGTTGTTCATGTAGCCGCGATAGAACGCACCGCGCCAGGTGACCTTGGTCTTGGCGCCGTCGCCTTCGAGCTCGATGGTCGAGGAATAGTCGTTCACCGGCAACGTCTTCACGTCCACCTTGGTGATCCGGTACATGTAGCTCTTCTTCTCGGCATCGTATTTGCCGAGTTCCTCCTCGACGGTGGCGCCGCCCTTGAGCGTCACGATGCGGGTGGCCTTGGCCTCGTTGCCGCCCTTACCCTCGGTCTTCTCGACCACCGGGATCCAGCTCGCGTCCTGGAAATTGCCGACCAGTGCCCAGACCTTGTCGGCCGGAGCGTTGATCTCGATCGACTCGGAAACCTTCTGGCGGGTCGGGCCGTGGGCCTGCGCCGCGTAGGACACCGTAGCGAGCGCCGCCACAGCGGCCAGCGTCTTGAATCTCATCAACCCTGTCTCCTTGGGATCGCACATTCTAGGGTGCTTCGGGGGCTCTCGCGAGAACACGCTCGTCGCGCCCGAGGGCGGCGGCGACCTTGTCCTCGATCCAGTCCCAGGCCTCGCGTTCTTCGGGCCCGGCTGTCTTGGATATCGCGATGGCGTGGTAGCGCATCTCCGTCAGGATCTTGTCCGGCTCCAGCATGTGCAGGCGGGTCGACAGGATCGCCGCCTCCAGCACCGCCGCCTGCGCCCGGTTGTAGCCGATGAACGGCATGTGGCTGGCCGAGTGTACCATGCGCCCGCGATAACGCGGGCGCGTCGCATCGTCCTCCACCCCGATCACCTCGAACTCGGCATGGCCGAAGCTCTCGGCGAGGCGCCGGCCGGCAATCCGGTCGCAGGGGAGGGTCGCCCACTCGCGCCGCCCGGTGACCGCGCCCGCGATCACCCGCACGTCGCTGGGGCTCGATGCGGCGAAAACCGGATTGGCGTCGAGATTGAGGATGGTCGGCGAGGGCCGGAACGGGGCGAGCACCCACTCGTCCCCCTCTCGGATCAGTCCGAAGGGCACGAGCTGCAGGTCGCCGGACGGCGAGGTCGTGGTGACGATGGTCTCGAGGATCAGCGGCATAGTATCAGGCCTCGCCGCTCGGCACGAGCTTGTCGTTCGGCACGAGCTTGCCGCAGACGATGCGTCCACCCTCGTCCGCGAGGGCATCACCCCCTCGCGCCTGAGCGGGCCCGATCGTCTCCGGCCGGCCTGCACCCGCCTCCGCCGGCACGGCATCCCGAGTGGCGCGCGCCAGGCCATCGGGGCCGGAATGCTTCGTATGCCCGGCCTTCTTGAAGGCGGTGGTGTCCTCGGCCTCCTCGTCGGCGGCAATGCCCCAGCGCAGCGGCTCGTCCTGGACGTAGCGCTTGCCGAGGCGCCAGGCCGTCTCGGCCTTGGTCAGCTCGCCACCGAGATAGAAGGCGTGGGCACCGTCGGTGGCGACGTCGAGATCGGGAAAGAAGGCCATCGCGTCGGTGCCGATCGTGTGGACGTCGCGGTTGAAGGCATGGATGCCGTCCTCGGCCACCGCGATGCGGTAGTTCGGGTCGCGCACCTCCGCCGCCTGGGCAGCAATCTCGTCCGGGGTCTGCACGAAGGGACGCTTGTCGTGCAAGGCCAGCAACTGGCGTCCGTAGCCCTTCGGCAGCGCGGAATCGGCCTTGGCCGCAAACATCACACGGCGGGCGGCGTCATGCTCCTCCACCGTGCGCCGGGTATGGTTGGAGACCTGCACGATCAGGACGTTGCGGATCGACAGCTCCGAGCACATGCCGACGAGGAGGGCGGTGACGCCGAGGCTGTCGGCCTCGGTGAGTTCGGTGAGGTTGCCCGTCCCCATCATCATCTCGATGCCGGGCCATCGTTTCCGCGTCTCATGATAGCGGGTGATCGATTCGACGAAGCCGAAATGGATCGGCTCCAGGATCGGGTCGGCCATGTAGGGCCGGCCGGCCTTCTCCATGCGCTCGATGGCGCGGTCGAGGGAGGGCAGGTCGTCGGGCCGCATCGGCACGAGGATCGGCACGGCGTCGGTCTCGAAGGCGAGATCGAGTGTCTCCTCGTTGAGGCTCAGCAGGTAGTCGGCTCCGGCCTTCGCGCCGCGGGTCAGTTCGTCGAGGGAGAAGGAATCGACGCTCACCTTCAGCCCGGCATCTTTCAAGAGGCGCACGCAGTCTTCGAGATGGGGAAAGGCAGTGTCGGGCAGACCACCGAGATCGATCACGTCGGCGCCCCTGCGGGCCAGATCGAGTCCTTTCTCCAGGATCTGGTCGGGCGTCATCTTCGAGGCGTCGACGATCTCGGAGAAGATGCGCAGGTCGTGGCGCGACAGGTCCGGTTTTCGTCCGGCGAGACCGAGATAGGCCGGCAGGTCGACCACCTCGTCCGGGCCTCGCTCCACCGGCAGCCCGAAATGCACGGACAGCGCCTCCGGGTTGGCGCGGCAACGGCCGGGCAGGACGATGCGGGTCGCGCCCTCGGGGATCGTCACGCGACGTCGGATGATCTCCTCGGTCATCAGGGCGGCGACCTTCACCCCGGCATCGGCGATGCTCCAGGTGAAACGCTCGGTCGGCAGAGTGGACGCGACCTTCTCCAGGCGCGCCTTCGCCATCCGGCCGGTAATGAAGACGAGGTGCTCGGACGCGCTCACGCGGCGGCCTTTACGATGCCGAAGCCGGGGCCGCGGATCACGATCTCGCCAGCGTAGGAAGCGGCGAAGTCGGGAAAGGCCGCATCCACC belongs to Methylobacterium sp. 77 and includes:
- a CDS encoding triphosphoribosyl-dephospho-CoA synthase; amino-acid sequence: MSGLSPDAIAEAYRASCLAELDALKPGNVHVFGDGHRMAVADFVTSAAVSAPHLAAPGARVGRRVLAAMEATLHAVGQNTNLGILLLCAPLALAADRGGTWREALLQVLDTLDPADAADVFAAIRAANPGGLGKAERHDVTGTEAPASLSAAMAEAAPRDRIARAYVTGFADLFTIGLPALSAARAKGLAPPWSTTAVFLAYLGSVPDSHVARKHGTERAEALRLEAEALLALDLSVPPISELLARDRSWKAENLNPGTSADMTVATLFADRLFAGETATP
- the fae gene encoding formaldehyde-activating enzyme — encoded protein: MAKINKVMVGEALVGDGNEVAHIDLIIGPRGSPAETAFCNGLVNNKHGFTSLLAVIAPNLPCKPNTLMFNKVTINDARQAVQMFGPAQHGVAKAVQDAVAEGIIPADEADDLFILVGVFIHWEAADDAKIQKYNYDAVKLSIERAVKGEPTAAHATEQRNSASHPFASNA
- a CDS encoding HisA/HisF-related TIM barrel protein produces the protein MRDEFRIVPVIDLRHGEVVRARAGDRASYAPIVTPLAKGSSPGEVARGLVAAIAAATLYVADLDAIIDGKAPDLRSLARIARSCPGIGLWVDAGFSDAPGVDAFLSEGLGRPVIGSESQTDAVLVRALGDRAVFSVDTRGAERMGPATLHDEPGHWPSEVIVMTLSRVGAGAGPDLARLSEIRRISPATRLYAAGGVRGPEDVVALEAIGVAGALVASAIHDGTLRG
- a CDS encoding hydantoinase/oxoprolinase family protein encodes the protein MTPAASTHAPVIGWDLGGVHVKAALVRSGRIEAVVQAPCRLWRGLPALDETFSQLPDWARGEAGHVVTMTGELTDCFSDRTDGVAQISAWAKAHLSGSVRIYGGRAGLLSAEEAKGSALDVASANWHATAALVGRHVNDALLVDIGSTTADLIPIVGGRPAATGYSDAERLETGELVYSGVVRTPVLAFTASAPFKGRRTGLMAETFATTADVYRLTGDLPEGADQQHSADMKGKSIPETEIRLARMIGRDHAEGTCADWKALAAHFAECQLRPLHDAAAILLSRPDIGADAPLIVCGAGRFLAERLAQRLGRPSVALTDLIAPSLAEEGGDWASTCGPAVAVALLAADPIRL
- a CDS encoding beta-propeller fold lactonase family protein, which encodes MAPALADEALVTAQGANILAVVDLDTQIVVAQIPVDGAPAGIAVSPDRKTAYVTRPEGHGLAVVDLDARTVTSTLPLPGGPLGVAVNPKSGAVYVADWYGSRIFVISPDGSKLETEIQVGASPSGIAVTPDGATILVANREGNSVSVVDTATATETVKIPVGEHPFGITLDETGTRAYTANVTSNDVSVIDVAERREFGRVTTGERPYVVALTATRGFVTDQYSNTVTVFNLKTLTNVAAIDVGDHPEGIAASRDGSRLYVTNWGSNTLGIIDATTLKLIADIPVPDGPRSFGDFLR
- a CDS encoding SRPBCC family protein encodes the protein MRFKTLAAVAALATVSYAAQAHGPTRQKVSESIEINAPADKVWALVGNFQDASWIPVVEKTEGKGGNEAKATRIVTLKGGATVEEELGKYDAEKKSYMYRITKVDVKTLPVNDYSSTIELEGDGAKTKVTWRGAFYRGYMNNDPPPDLSDEASKKAVLGLYKEGLENLKAKAEKGS
- a CDS encoding DUF447 domain-containing protein gives rise to the protein MPLILETIVTTTSPSGDLQLVPFGLIREGDEWVLAPFRPSPTILNLDANPVFAASSPSDVRVIAGAVTGRREWATLPCDRIAGRRLAESFGHAEFEVIGVEDDATRPRYRGRMVHSASHMPFIGYNRAQAAVLEAAILSTRLHMLEPDKILTEMRYHAIAISKTAGPEEREAWDWIEDKVAAALGRDERVLARAPEAP
- a CDS encoding DUF6513 domain-containing protein, with product MSASEHLVFITGRMAKARLEKVASTLPTERFTWSIADAGVKVAALMTEEIIRRRVTIPEGATRIVLPGRCRANPEALSVHFGLPVERGPDEVVDLPAYLGLAGRKPDLSRHDLRIFSEIVDASKMTPDQILEKGLDLARRGADVIDLGGLPDTAFPHLEDCVRLLKDAGLKVSVDSFSLDELTRGAKAGADYLLSLNEETLDLAFETDAVPILVPMRPDDLPSLDRAIERMEKAGRPYMADPILEPIHFGFVESITRYHETRKRWPGIEMMMGTGNLTELTEADSLGVTALLVGMCSELSIRNVLIVQVSNHTRRTVEEHDAARRVMFAAKADSALPKGYGRQLLALHDKRPFVQTPDEIAAQAAEVRDPNYRIAVAEDGIHAFNRDVHTIGTDAMAFFPDLDVATDGAHAFYLGGELTKAETAWRLGKRYVQDEPLRWGIAADEEAEDTTAFKKAGHTKHSGPDGLARATRDAVPAEAGAGRPETIGPAQARGGDALADEGGRIVCGKLVPNDKLVPSGEA